The following proteins are co-located in the Paenibacillus sp. JNUCC32 genome:
- a CDS encoding ABC transporter ATP-binding protein has protein sequence MRFEPLQLVFTASRLQALDREGRELLDIPKRKMMNIDLVEVIGGGCLVAGTSDGPVEILRFTEPYLESCRKALPQVEQWITDSSPHRMDQRGDLDEKKGKCDRCGRAKRTASAFCMRCNPKWSTVSHLLQRSRAYRSSIMMMGIIVTVTVLVSLAPPYVIKWIIDEISSPTRSDGDSASLIWLAAMLAGLYILQALLQMIEGYTAIRISGRFLGEIRRDMFHALMKQSMRFFDNRQVSQYIGRINQDTDALKNFMSQGIVHLTSQFLSAIFIMGMLFYLDWRLTLMILLPLPPLGILVMRLWPKVRDMWYAQWQSSIHVQNMVGEALQGIRIIKAFSKEHAEKARFDQVNQKYVHRMISIQNLWMFMTPVLTLFISLFAALVWFAGGRSVLEGSMTVGTLSAYASYLIMFFGPVKWLAQSASWINEVLGSAERIFEVIQTPAEVKDDEKAPSFNNVQGEIVYDQVAFGYTQDRRILQGINLRIAPGEMIGIIGPSGAGKSTLIHLLCRFYDPDEGDIYVDGRRLTSIKQEELRRNIGVVFQETFLFDGTIAQNIAYGCPEASTEDIIQAARTANAHDFICRLPDGYETKVGERGHRLSGGERQRIAIARAVLLDPPILILDEATSSVDVETEAVIQEALDTVVQGRTTLVIAHRLSTLRRADRLLVLEGGRLVESGSHEELLRRQGVYHRLLHAAQAKAPKDEWIPMQEVAT, from the coding sequence GCGTTTTGAACCGTTGCAGCTTGTGTTTACAGCTTCCAGGCTGCAGGCGCTGGATCGGGAAGGAAGGGAATTGCTGGATATTCCCAAGCGTAAAATGATGAACATCGACCTGGTTGAGGTCATCGGCGGTGGTTGTCTTGTCGCTGGCACTTCGGACGGCCCGGTTGAAATTTTACGATTCACGGAACCGTACCTTGAGTCCTGTCGCAAGGCTCTGCCGCAAGTCGAACAGTGGATAACGGATTCATCGCCGCATCGTATGGACCAACGCGGCGATTTGGATGAAAAGAAGGGGAAATGTGACCGCTGCGGCCGCGCAAAACGGACAGCTTCCGCTTTCTGCATGCGCTGCAATCCGAAATGGAGTACGGTGTCCCATCTTCTTCAGCGGAGCAGAGCCTATAGATCTTCTATCATGATGATGGGGATCATCGTAACCGTTACCGTTCTTGTATCCCTGGCACCACCCTACGTAATCAAATGGATCATTGATGAAATATCATCGCCTACTCGCTCAGACGGGGATTCCGCGTCATTGATATGGTTGGCCGCAATGCTCGCCGGTTTGTATATTCTGCAGGCATTGCTTCAGATGATCGAAGGTTATACGGCCATTAGGATCAGTGGACGCTTCCTTGGGGAGATTCGCAGAGATATGTTTCATGCCCTGATGAAACAATCGATGCGTTTTTTTGATAATCGGCAGGTATCTCAATATATCGGACGCATTAATCAGGATACGGATGCGCTCAAAAATTTTATGTCGCAAGGGATTGTTCACCTGACCTCTCAATTTTTATCCGCTATTTTTATTATGGGAATGCTGTTCTATTTGGATTGGCGCTTGACCCTGATGATCCTTCTGCCGCTGCCGCCGCTTGGAATCCTTGTGATGCGTCTGTGGCCGAAAGTCCGGGACATGTGGTATGCCCAGTGGCAGTCGTCCATTCACGTTCAAAATATGGTTGGGGAGGCTCTTCAGGGAATACGAATCATAAAAGCCTTCTCCAAGGAACATGCCGAGAAAGCACGTTTTGATCAGGTCAATCAAAAATATGTTCATCGCATGATTTCAATTCAGAACTTATGGATGTTCATGACGCCGGTACTCACGTTATTCATTTCACTGTTTGCAGCCCTCGTATGGTTTGCCGGAGGACGGAGCGTGCTGGAAGGCAGCATGACTGTCGGAACATTAAGCGCATATGCATCGTATTTGATCATGTTCTTCGGTCCTGTCAAATGGCTGGCGCAATCCGCCAGCTGGATCAATGAGGTGCTGGGATCGGCCGAACGAATCTTTGAGGTGATTCAAACGCCTGCTGAAGTGAAGGATGACGAGAAAGCTCCGAGCTTTAACAACGTTCAAGGCGAAATCGTCTATGATCAGGTGGCTTTCGGCTATACGCAAGATCGACGAATTCTCCAAGGGATCAACCTACGAATAGCACCTGGCGAGATGATAGGCATCATCGGTCCGTCAGGAGCGGGGAAGTCGACCTTGATCCATCTGTTGTGCCGATTTTATGATCCGGACGAGGGGGACATCTATGTGGACGGACGAAGGCTTACCAGCATTAAGCAAGAGGAATTAAGGAGAAACATTGGGGTAGTGTTTCAGGAAACCTTCCTCTTCGATGGGACCATAGCGCAGAATATCGCTTATGGATGCCCCGAAGCCAGTACAGAGGACATTATTCAAGCGGCAAGGACCGCAAATGCGCATGACTTTATATGCCGCCTCCCTGACGGCTATGAAACAAAGGTAGGAGAAAGAGGGCATCGGTTGTCCGGAGGAGAGAGGCAGCGTATAGCGATTGCCAGAGCCGTGCTGCTCGATCCCCCGATTCTGATCTTGGATGAGGCGACCTCCTCGGTCGATGTGGAGACCGAAGCTGTCATTCAGGAGGCGCTGGATACGGTGGTTCAAGGCAGAACGACCCTTGTCATTGCTCATCGGCTGTCGACTCTTCGGCGAGCGGATCGGCTTCTGGTTCTTGAAGGAGGGAGGCTGGTCGAGAGTGGAAGCCATGAAGAGCTTCTGAGACGCCAAGGGGTATATCATCGTTTGCTTCATGCAGCGCAGGCGAAAGCCCCGAAAGACGAATGGATACCGATGCAGGAGGTTGCTACATGA
- a CDS encoding DUF1854 domain-containing protein → MMVARREVWAQDQSLRLYRNGIGELEAEKNRETIGKVRLVLTFPVTKPEGYISVRSALDQEVHFILSLDELDKKSQSAAREELQRSYLIPEILKIMGIKRRGRNWLWEVETTYGRISFRIDQPQESIDFLSENDYTIKDTEGRRYALRDITRLDKQSKLYWNKIN, encoded by the coding sequence ATGATGGTAGCGAGAAGGGAAGTATGGGCTCAGGACCAAAGTCTTCGACTCTATCGTAACGGGATAGGTGAACTAGAGGCGGAAAAAAACCGAGAGACAATCGGTAAAGTGCGCCTTGTTCTGACATTTCCGGTCACGAAGCCGGAGGGGTACATTTCTGTGCGCTCTGCATTGGATCAAGAGGTTCATTTTATTCTTTCGCTGGATGAACTGGATAAGAAAAGCCAGTCGGCTGCCAGGGAAGAACTGCAGCGAAGCTATTTGATACCCGAGATATTGAAAATTATGGGAATCAAGCGCCGGGGCAGGAATTGGCTATGGGAAGTGGAGACGACATATGGCAGGATCTCATTTCGCATAGACCAGCCGCAAGAGAGCATCGATTTCCTCTCGGAGAATGATTATACAATCAAGGATACGGAGGGCAGACGATACGCCCTCCGCGATATTACACGTCTCGACAAACAGAGCAAGCTCTATTGGAATAAGATCAATTAG
- a CDS encoding YveK family protein encodes MELEIKEYATVLKKRLWLILLVVAVVCVLVGFYSYRMVEPQYEASNKMIVTNKTEEKKSVLSSDDMDMGMRLVYTYKEIIGTSVILEKVVEQHPELKLTVKDLMDMMVVDTVQDTPVMTISVRDYSYDGALKVATAVADVFKSEISSIIPGGNITILYENNADPRPVTPSPLLYVVIAFVVSLMLSIGFCFLLEYLDDSIRTDKEVELVLGLPTLAVIQHFKSSDFKARGSSVSRRSPVEPPGSGKAIVNASE; translated from the coding sequence GTGGAACTTGAAATTAAAGAGTATGCAACCGTGTTGAAGAAAAGGCTGTGGTTAATTCTCCTCGTGGTTGCCGTAGTCTGCGTACTCGTTGGATTTTACAGTTATCGAATGGTTGAACCCCAGTACGAAGCAAGCAACAAGATGATCGTGACCAATAAGACCGAAGAAAAAAAGTCTGTCCTTAGTTCAGATGATATGGATATGGGGATGCGTCTGGTTTATACATACAAAGAAATTATCGGAACTAGCGTGATTCTGGAAAAAGTGGTGGAACAGCACCCGGAATTGAAGCTGACCGTGAAAGACCTGATGGATATGATGGTGGTCGATACCGTACAGGATACACCTGTCATGACGATATCCGTCAGGGATTATAGTTACGATGGCGCGCTCAAAGTAGCGACGGCCGTTGCCGACGTATTCAAATCCGAAATATCCTCTATCATTCCCGGCGGGAACATCACCATCCTCTACGAGAATAACGCCGATCCCAGACCGGTCACTCCAAGTCCTTTGCTGTATGTCGTGATTGCTTTCGTTGTGTCGCTGATGCTGTCGATAGGTTTCTGTTTCTTGCTCGAATATTTGGATGATTCCATCCGCACCGACAAAGAGGTTGAACTGGTTCTCGGACTTCCGACACTTGCCGTCATACAGCACTTCAAGTCAAGTGACTTCAAAGCGAGAGGCAGCTCCGTGTCAAGACGCAGTCCGGTTGAACCGCCCGGTTCCGGAAAGGCCATCGTTAACGCGTCCGAATAA
- the galU gene encoding UTP--glucose-1-phosphate uridylyltransferase GalU, with product MATIKKAIIPAAGLGTRFLPATKAMPKEMLPIVDKPTIQYIVEEAIESGIEDIIIVTGKGKRAIEDHFDHAFELEHKLRQTKKLELLHEVQRPSRMADIHYIRQKEPKGLGHAVWCARKFIGNEPFAVLLGDDIVRAEKPCIKQLIEQYEQTRSSVIGVKYVSPEEVHRYGIIDPYPVPTIGGLSRVQGMVEKPKAEDAPSNLAIMGRYILTPAIFSYLEQMEEGIGGEIQLTDAIQRMTEIEEVYAYQYEGTRYDVGEKLGFILTSVEFALMKEELRLPLLHGLEQMIHKNRTLAR from the coding sequence ATGGCAACCATTAAAAAGGCTATCATTCCTGCTGCCGGACTGGGTACTCGATTCTTGCCAGCTACAAAAGCAATGCCCAAAGAGATGCTTCCGATCGTGGATAAGCCTACGATCCAGTACATTGTGGAAGAAGCGATTGAGTCCGGTATCGAGGACATCATTATCGTTACAGGCAAAGGCAAGCGGGCGATTGAGGACCATTTCGACCATGCATTTGAACTGGAGCATAAGCTTAGGCAGACCAAGAAGCTTGAATTGCTTCATGAGGTGCAGCGGCCCTCTCGCATGGCGGACATTCATTATATTCGCCAGAAAGAACCCAAAGGGCTGGGGCATGCCGTATGGTGCGCACGAAAATTCATAGGCAACGAACCGTTTGCCGTCCTGCTCGGGGATGATATTGTTCGTGCGGAGAAACCGTGCATCAAGCAGTTAATCGAACAGTATGAACAGACCCGGAGTTCCGTGATTGGCGTTAAGTACGTATCTCCTGAGGAAGTACACCGATATGGAATCATTGATCCGTATCCGGTGCCCACCATCGGAGGGCTGTCCAGAGTGCAAGGAATGGTAGAAAAACCGAAAGCCGAGGACGCACCTTCCAATCTGGCGATCATGGGACGTTATATTCTGACCCCCGCGATTTTCTCTTACCTGGAGCAGATGGAGGAAGGAATCGGCGGGGAGATCCAACTAACGGATGCCATTCAGCGAATGACTGAAATCGAGGAAGTGTATGCCTACCAATATGAAGGTACGCGCTATGATGTCGGGGAAAAGCTCGGGTTCATTCTTACATCGGTTGAATTCGCGTTGATGAAAGAGGAGCTGCGGCTCCCCCTTTTGCACGGACTTGAGCAAATGATACATAAGAACCGAACGTTGGCTAGATAG
- a CDS encoding sugar transferase: MNIETIETRTLETAAAEEFPVMTGASSYPVKPRSGYFRLKRATDAVLSAVGLILLLPLFMIIFVCMKVESPRGPMLFSQIRVGKNGKTFKMYKIRSMVVNAEQLQQKLVHLNEVEGAMFKMKNDPRITKVGRILRKTSLDELPQLWNVLRGEMSLVGPRPPLPAEVEAYTPYDMQRLSVVPGCTGLWQVSGRNALGFREMVELDLRYIREQSTTQDIRILFKTVRVFMGSKDAF; this comes from the coding sequence ATGAATATCGAAACGATTGAAACAAGAACGTTGGAAACCGCTGCAGCCGAAGAATTTCCCGTGATGACAGGTGCGAGCTCTTATCCGGTGAAGCCCCGTTCAGGGTACTTCCGGTTGAAACGGGCGACGGATGCCGTGCTATCCGCTGTTGGCCTTATTCTTCTTCTGCCTTTGTTTATGATCATCTTCGTGTGCATGAAGGTGGAAAGCCCCCGAGGACCGATGCTGTTCTCGCAGATTCGGGTAGGCAAGAACGGAAAAACGTTCAAAATGTATAAAATTCGCTCCATGGTCGTTAATGCGGAACAGCTTCAACAGAAGCTGGTTCACCTAAATGAGGTTGAAGGTGCCATGTTTAAAATGAAGAACGACCCACGGATCACGAAGGTGGGACGCATTCTTCGAAAAACGAGCCTGGATGAACTCCCGCAGCTGTGGAACGTACTGAGAGGCGAGATGAGCCTGGTCGGACCGCGGCCCCCACTGCCTGCGGAAGTAGAAGCCTACACCCCTTACGACATGCAGCGGCTGAGCGTGGTTCCGGGCTGTACCGGCTTGTGGCAGGTAAGCGGCAGAAACGCCCTGGGGTTCCGCGAAATGGTGGAGCTGGATTTAAGGTATATCCGTGAACAATCCACGACCCAGGACATTCGGATCCTGTTCAAGACGGTCCGGGTGTTCATGGGGTCCAAAGATGCTTTTTGA
- a CDS encoding GDP-L-fucose synthase family protein produces MNLDSRIYVAGHRGLVGSAIVRALELQGYRNLVTRTSQELDLRERDRVERFFSSEGIEYVFLAAAKVGGIIANRDHPADFIRDNLLIQNNIIDLSYRYGVKKLLFLGSTCIYPKLAPQPMKEEYLMTGALEPTNEPYAVAKIAGITMCQSYNRQYGTRFISAMPTNLYGPNDNYDLETSHVLPALLRKIHEAKETGQREVEIWGTGQPKREFLYADDLADACLFLMKHYEDNTIVNIGCGEDVSIRELAESIASTVGYDGSFVYNASKPDGTPRKLVDVSKLTALGWKPSISLEQGLARTYEHYLESQQIYSKSVGGSI; encoded by the coding sequence ATGAATTTGGATTCCCGAATATATGTGGCTGGTCATCGCGGTCTCGTGGGATCTGCCATTGTTAGGGCATTGGAGTTGCAAGGATATCGCAACCTGGTTACCCGTACCAGCCAGGAGCTGGACTTGCGTGAACGTGATCGCGTGGAACGCTTCTTCAGCAGTGAAGGGATAGAGTATGTGTTTCTAGCTGCCGCCAAAGTCGGCGGTATCATTGCGAACCGGGATCACCCAGCGGATTTCATACGGGACAATCTTCTAATCCAGAATAATATCATTGATCTTTCCTATCGGTACGGGGTAAAAAAACTGCTCTTTCTCGGATCTACCTGCATCTACCCCAAACTGGCTCCGCAGCCAATGAAGGAAGAATATTTGATGACCGGCGCCCTGGAGCCTACCAATGAGCCCTATGCCGTTGCCAAAATCGCGGGAATCACGATGTGCCAATCGTACAATCGACAGTATGGTACCCGGTTCATTTCGGCCATGCCTACGAACTTATACGGCCCGAACGATAACTACGATCTGGAAACCTCCCATGTTCTTCCCGCGCTGCTGCGAAAGATACATGAAGCTAAGGAGACAGGTCAACGCGAGGTGGAAATTTGGGGTACCGGTCAGCCGAAGCGCGAATTCCTTTACGCTGACGATCTTGCCGATGCCTGTTTGTTCCTGATGAAGCATTACGAGGACAATACAATCGTCAATATCGGTTGCGGAGAGGATGTGTCCATCCGGGAACTTGCAGAGAGCATAGCCTCCACTGTCGGTTATGACGGAAGTTTTGTCTATAACGCCTCTAAGCCCGACGGTACGCCCAGAAAGCTGGTGGATGTCAGCAAGCTGACAGCCCTCGGCTGGAAGCCGTCGATCAGCCTTGAGCAAGGATTGGCCCGAACCTATGAGCACTATTTAGAATCGCAACAGATCTACAGTAAATCCGTTGGAGGATCAATATGA